The segment TGCGGCACTGCTTGTCGCAGCTCTGGCGGCTTTTTTTGCCATACAAAATTCTCAGGTCGCCACAGTGACCTTCCTCGGCTGGTATTTTGAAGCACCGCTGGTGATGGTCCTCTTGATCACCTTTGCGGCCGGCGCTCTGGCGGCAATGCTGATCATGTTCCCGGCTTCGATGAAAAAATCTTTGGAGATCAAGCGTCTCAAGGCGCAGATTCCTCCACCGCCGCCACCGGCAGGAAGCGTGGCTGGAAGCCCGGCGTCTGGCTCGCGCCTACCGGGACCCTATGAATAGAGGTGTCGCCCTTCGCTTGGGGCACGATCTTTATCTTTTTGAACCGTGTGCCGA is part of the Deltaproteobacteria bacterium HGW-Deltaproteobacteria-4 genome and harbors:
- a CDS encoding DUF1049 domain-containing protein, coding for MKLTFIAALLVAALAAFFAIQNSQVATVTFLGWYFEAPLVMVLLITFAAGALAAMLIMFPASMKKSLEIKRLKAQIPPPPPPAGSVAGSPASGSRLPGPYE